CGCCGGCCTCGCCGACATCGAGCTGGTATCGACGGCGGAGGAAGCCTTCGCCTCCGATGGCTTCCGCATGGGGGAAATCGGTGGCCGGCTGATCCCGGGCTTCGACCACAACAATTCACCGAGTCGGCTGATCGGACGAAAACTTGCCGGCCGCGGGATCCTGCGAACCGGCTCCGGAACTCAATGCGTGGTCGCCGCGAAGCAGGCCGGCGAAATCTGGCTGGGAAGCCTGGTGGTGGCTTCCGCAACCGCCCGGGCGATCAAGGACCGTGACGCGGTGACCCTCGTGGCCTCGGGCGCGCCCAACGAAGGTGAGGAAGACCTGGCGTGTGCCGAGTGGCTGGCTTCCCTTCTGGATGGAAGGCCCTGTCGCAAGGACGACGTCATCGCCGTCGTGAGAGGGAGTCGCGCCGCGGCGAAGCACCGACCCCGCGAGTCGGACTGGCCCCTGGAGGATCTGGACTGCGCCACGTCGTTCGATGCCTTTGACTTCGCCATGAAAGTCGAGCGGCAAGCCGGCCGGACCATCGCGAAACGCGTGATTCCGCCCTGATGGAGCTGAGGCGCGCGGGGATGAGCTCATGAGATGGATCATCGCGCTCTGGCGGCGGCTGCCCGTGCTCGTGCGAGCGTTCGTCCTGGCTTTCGTAGTCTTGACCATCGGCACGACCGTCACCGCGCTTCCGCTCGTGGGCAATCTCAAGCTGCTCCCGGCGGTTCCCTGGGCCCTGCCCGCCACGATCCTCGTCGTCTGGCTCTTCTGGCGCACCT
The sequence above is a segment of the Candidatus Polarisedimenticolia bacterium genome. Coding sequences within it:
- a CDS encoding 2-phosphosulfolactate phosphatase; this encodes MLIRIIQGIDGVRAAQGVVVVIDVMRAFTTAAYAFDAGLADIELVSTAEEAFASDGFRMGEIGGRLIPGFDHNNSPSRLIGRKLAGRGILRTGSGTQCVVAAKQAGEIWLGSLVVASATARAIKDRDAVTLVASGAPNEGEEDLACAEWLASLLDGRPCRKDDVIAVVRGSRAAAKHRPRESDWPLEDLDCATSFDAFDFAMKVERQAGRTIAKRVIPP